The proteins below come from a single Oenanthe melanoleuca isolate GR-GAL-2019-014 chromosome Z, OMel1.0, whole genome shotgun sequence genomic window:
- the TOPORS gene encoding E3 ubiquitin-protein ligase Topors isoform X2 produces the protein MPNKEGQSVQEQNRSSRTWKNMTSDKEFAENSNFSPKASTSKLPTDASPDSKCPICLDRFDNVAYLDRCLHRFCFRCVQEWSKNKAECPLCKQPFFSIFHTIRAEDDFKEYVLSPLETSSFASPDGRRFRYRTTLTRERRTRSSPSRGMLSPPDNGMLFEGLSSEPARHRHREIQQMIRRLASRRRASAEGRSLRQIQEEDMINFRRALYRTGVRIRSIQDGGRYREISADFFRRNPACLHRLVPWLKRELTVLFGAHGSLINIVQHIIMSNVTRYDLESQAFADDIKPFLLNRTEHFLHEFISFARCPFNLEAYDQHANYDCPAPSYEEGSHSDSSIITISPDVAFPQGPDNSLSVPGLAQAPWDDETPGPSYSISEEVRATIASPLESSESSDEDSATGSRRAKLQTELQANADSNDSGSSSDNCVIVGYVKPLAERTPEVVELSSDSEDSIKEEKREDVKKQRPVQCHSWSDSEPSRSFSPHSPTYREDVGICRSCLSPAIEKTESKEDEKNKCKRKDLPPQDLSWSPSPGSDTVCSPWNHRFSKKGKSRSPQSCSRDSRGSHGHRSRRDHHSKSQLKRRRSRSRDSSKHRSKRSSRRSRAHDSRASLKSQRGSLSGESTPSREVSRSRSRSKGHGKRRSRSRDSDRYYVRDSYQSRHQWGSAFCSRKVFGDSYESSSRRRTRSNTLYSRQSASPEYRIRSFIERTDLHSQRGLHERHYYCYERCRSRSRSSNKSRTPSGGTDRTKSEKPGGKRKYKTRHLENAFMESTSLERENDSKKTSSKFSDCCKNEDSLSDNRASSETKRKKRKKKMRSPSVEIVYEGKATDTTRHLKKKKKKHKKKHRKHHTSNSVHSSPVVITIDSDSSKEPESTEWDSSITWAGATQINERENESPSAFLSRTACEETGGADKCGIPATRENLDGGVRNADVKLQGTVDQSVTTANASSNTSQAETVTSYVQEAPASPSSQLPSPRTSFLECPEREPLILRLPKRFVSRSSWFDFPEEKM, from the exons ATGCCCAACAAAGAGGGGCAGAGTGTGCAGGAACAGAACAGGTCCAGCAGAACTTGGAAG AACATGACTTCAGATAAGGAGTTTGCAGAAAATAGCAATTTTTCGCCAAAAGCTAGCACCAGTAAGCTGCCGACAGATGCATCTCCCGACTCCAAATGCCCCATCTGCCTGGACAGGTTTGACAACGTTGCATATCTAGATCGCTGCTTGCATAGGTTCTGCTTCCGCTGTGTCCAGGAATGgtcaaaaaacaaagcagagtgCCCGCTCTGCAAGCAgccctttttttccattttccatacGATTCGTGCTGAAGATGACTTTAAGGAGTACGTCCTCAGCCCTTTAGAAACGAGCTCTTTTGCCAGCCCTGACGGCCGGAGATTTCGTTACCGCACCACCTTGACCAGGGAGCGGCGCACGCGCAGCTCCCCTTCCCGAGGGATGCTGTCCCCTCCAGATAACGGGATGCTGTTTGAAGGCTTGTCGAGCGAGCCAGCGcgacacaggcacagagagatTCAGCAGATGATCAGGAGGCTGGCCTCGAGGAGAAGGGCGAGCGCAGAGGGCAGATCTCTGCGGCAGATCCAGGAGGAGGACATGATCAACTTCCGCAGGGCTCTGTACCGCACTGGCGTGCGCATCCGCAGCATTCAGGACGGCGGCCGGTACCGAGAGATTTCGGCAGACTTCTTCCGCCGCAACCCTGCCTGCCTTCACCGCCTGGTCCCCTGGCTGAAGCGAGAGCTTACAGTCCTGTTTGGTGCCCACGGATCTTTGATCAATATTGTGCAGCACATCATCATGAGTAACGTCACTAGGTACGATCTGGAAAGTCAGGCCTTTGCTGATGACATCAAGCCGTTTTTGCTGAATCGCACAGAGCACTTCCTGCACGAATTCATCAGTTTTGCTCGTTGTCCTTTTAACTTAGAAGCGTATGATCAGCATGCCAATTACGACTGTCCTGCACCATCATACGAGGAAGGAAGCCACTCAGACTCCTCGATTATTACAATATCTCCAGACGTGGCGTTCCCACAAGGGCCAGATAATAGCTTGTCTGTGCCTGGGCTTGCTCAGGCGCCCTGGGACGACGAAACTCCTGGGCCTTCCTATTCCATTTCAGAAGAGGTTCGTGCAACCATAGCTTCTCCTCTGGAGTCATCAGAAAGTTCTGATGAGGACTCTGCTACAGGGAGTCGAAGAGCCAAACTGCAGACTGAGTTACAGGCTAATGCTGACTCAAACGACAGTGGCTCTTCCTCAGACAACTGTGTCATTGTTGGCTATGTGAAGCCGTTAGCTGAGAGGACACCAGAAGTGGTTGAGCTGTCCTCTGACTCCGAGGACTCCatcaaggaagagaaaagagaagatgtCAAGAAGCAGCGACCGGTCCAGTGTCACAGCTGGAGTGACAGTGAACCAAGCAGGAGCTTCTCACCACATTCTCCAACATATAGGGAGGATGTAGGAATTTGTAGAAGCTGTTTATCTCCTGCAATCGAGAAGACGGAATCAAAAGAGGATGAGAAGAacaaatgtaaaagaaaagatCTGCCTCCGCAGGACTTGAGTTGGAGCCCATCTCCAGGAAGTGACACGGTATGCTCTCCTTGGAATCACAGATTTTCTAAAAAGGGAAAGTCCAGGAGCCCACAGTCCTGTTCACGGGACAGTCGAGGCAGTCATGGCCATCGGTCTAGAAGGGATCACCATAGCAAAAGCCAGCTGAAAAGGAGACGATCAAGAAGCAGAGATAGTAGCAAACATAGaagcaaaagaagcagcagaagatcAAGGGCTCATGACAGCAGAGCCTCTCTGAAAAGCCAGAGGGGCTCTCTGAGTGGTGAGAGCACTCCATCCAGAGAAGTGAGTAGATCACGTTCACGTAGCAAAGGCCATGGTAAAAGGAGATCAAGAAGTAGAGATAGCGATCGCTACTATGTAAGAGACAGTTATCAAAGCAGACACCAGTGGGgttctgctttctgcagtcGAAAGGTGTTTGGAGACAGCTATGAATCTTCCAGCAGAAGGAGGACACGGTCTAACACTCTTTACTCAAGGCAATCTGCTAGTCCAGAGTACAGGATACGATCATTTATTGAGAGGACAGATCTGCATAGCCAGAGGGGACTCCATGAGAGACACTATTACTGTTATGAGAGATGCAGGTCAAGGAGTCGGTCCAGCAACAAATCAAGGACTCCTTCTGGAGGAACTGACAGAACGAAAAGTGAAAAGCCTGGTGGAAAAAGGAAGTACAAAACTCGCCACCTCGAGAATGCATTCATGGAGAGCACAAGtctagaaagagaaaatgacTCCAAGAAAACTTCCTCAAAATTTAGTGACTGCTGTAAAAATGAAGATAGCCTGTCAGACAATCGTGCAAGCAGTGAGACAAAGCgtaagaaaaggaagaagaaaatgaggagTCCAAGTGTGGAGATAGTCTATGAAGGAAAAGCAACAGACACGACAAGacatcttaaaaagaaaaagaaaaagcataagAAGAAACACCGGAAACATCACACGAGTAACTCTGTACATTCTTCTCCAGTGGTGATTACGATTGATAGTGATAGTAGCAAGGAGCCAGAAAGTACTGAATGGGACAGCAGTATTACATGGGCAGGGGCAACTCAGATAAACGAGAGGGAAAATGAATCTCCATCTGCATTTCTAAGCAGGACAGCGTGTGAGGAAACTGGAGGAGCAGACAAGTGTGGTATCCCTGCCACAAGGGAAAACTTAGATGGTGGTGTTAGAAATGCTGATGTCAAACTTCAAGGAACAGTAGATCAGAGTGTTACCACAGCGAATGCCAGCAGTAACACCTCTCAGGCAGAAACTGTAACCAGTTATGTTCAGGAAGCACCAGCATCGCCTTCCAGTCAACTGCCTTCCCCCAGGACTTCCTTCTTAGAGTGTCCAGAGAGAGAGCCATTGATACTGAGACTGCCAAAGAGATTTGTCAGCAGATCCTCGTGGTTTGATTTCCCTGAAGAAAAAATGTAG
- the TOPORS gene encoding E3 ubiquitin-protein ligase Topors isoform X1, which translates to MADSSRRLAEGSRRRRLPGEERRETPGAGRCRTRHRLKAAAGLARAGSEGPAANMTSDKEFAENSNFSPKASTSKLPTDASPDSKCPICLDRFDNVAYLDRCLHRFCFRCVQEWSKNKAECPLCKQPFFSIFHTIRAEDDFKEYVLSPLETSSFASPDGRRFRYRTTLTRERRTRSSPSRGMLSPPDNGMLFEGLSSEPARHRHREIQQMIRRLASRRRASAEGRSLRQIQEEDMINFRRALYRTGVRIRSIQDGGRYREISADFFRRNPACLHRLVPWLKRELTVLFGAHGSLINIVQHIIMSNVTRYDLESQAFADDIKPFLLNRTEHFLHEFISFARCPFNLEAYDQHANYDCPAPSYEEGSHSDSSIITISPDVAFPQGPDNSLSVPGLAQAPWDDETPGPSYSISEEVRATIASPLESSESSDEDSATGSRRAKLQTELQANADSNDSGSSSDNCVIVGYVKPLAERTPEVVELSSDSEDSIKEEKREDVKKQRPVQCHSWSDSEPSRSFSPHSPTYREDVGICRSCLSPAIEKTESKEDEKNKCKRKDLPPQDLSWSPSPGSDTVCSPWNHRFSKKGKSRSPQSCSRDSRGSHGHRSRRDHHSKSQLKRRRSRSRDSSKHRSKRSSRRSRAHDSRASLKSQRGSLSGESTPSREVSRSRSRSKGHGKRRSRSRDSDRYYVRDSYQSRHQWGSAFCSRKVFGDSYESSSRRRTRSNTLYSRQSASPEYRIRSFIERTDLHSQRGLHERHYYCYERCRSRSRSSNKSRTPSGGTDRTKSEKPGGKRKYKTRHLENAFMESTSLERENDSKKTSSKFSDCCKNEDSLSDNRASSETKRKKRKKKMRSPSVEIVYEGKATDTTRHLKKKKKKHKKKHRKHHTSNSVHSSPVVITIDSDSSKEPESTEWDSSITWAGATQINERENESPSAFLSRTACEETGGADKCGIPATRENLDGGVRNADVKLQGTVDQSVTTANASSNTSQAETVTSYVQEAPASPSSQLPSPRTSFLECPEREPLILRLPKRFVSRSSWFDFPEEKM; encoded by the exons ATGGCGGACTCGTCCCGGCGCCTGGCGGAgggctcccgccgccgccgcctgcCAGGGGAGGAGCGGCGGGAGACGCCCGGCGCCGGGCGCTGCCGGACGCGCCACAGGCTGAAGGCGGCCGCGGGCCTGGCCCGCGCGGGAAGCGAAGGCCCGGCGGCG AACATGACTTCAGATAAGGAGTTTGCAGAAAATAGCAATTTTTCGCCAAAAGCTAGCACCAGTAAGCTGCCGACAGATGCATCTCCCGACTCCAAATGCCCCATCTGCCTGGACAGGTTTGACAACGTTGCATATCTAGATCGCTGCTTGCATAGGTTCTGCTTCCGCTGTGTCCAGGAATGgtcaaaaaacaaagcagagtgCCCGCTCTGCAAGCAgccctttttttccattttccatacGATTCGTGCTGAAGATGACTTTAAGGAGTACGTCCTCAGCCCTTTAGAAACGAGCTCTTTTGCCAGCCCTGACGGCCGGAGATTTCGTTACCGCACCACCTTGACCAGGGAGCGGCGCACGCGCAGCTCCCCTTCCCGAGGGATGCTGTCCCCTCCAGATAACGGGATGCTGTTTGAAGGCTTGTCGAGCGAGCCAGCGcgacacaggcacagagagatTCAGCAGATGATCAGGAGGCTGGCCTCGAGGAGAAGGGCGAGCGCAGAGGGCAGATCTCTGCGGCAGATCCAGGAGGAGGACATGATCAACTTCCGCAGGGCTCTGTACCGCACTGGCGTGCGCATCCGCAGCATTCAGGACGGCGGCCGGTACCGAGAGATTTCGGCAGACTTCTTCCGCCGCAACCCTGCCTGCCTTCACCGCCTGGTCCCCTGGCTGAAGCGAGAGCTTACAGTCCTGTTTGGTGCCCACGGATCTTTGATCAATATTGTGCAGCACATCATCATGAGTAACGTCACTAGGTACGATCTGGAAAGTCAGGCCTTTGCTGATGACATCAAGCCGTTTTTGCTGAATCGCACAGAGCACTTCCTGCACGAATTCATCAGTTTTGCTCGTTGTCCTTTTAACTTAGAAGCGTATGATCAGCATGCCAATTACGACTGTCCTGCACCATCATACGAGGAAGGAAGCCACTCAGACTCCTCGATTATTACAATATCTCCAGACGTGGCGTTCCCACAAGGGCCAGATAATAGCTTGTCTGTGCCTGGGCTTGCTCAGGCGCCCTGGGACGACGAAACTCCTGGGCCTTCCTATTCCATTTCAGAAGAGGTTCGTGCAACCATAGCTTCTCCTCTGGAGTCATCAGAAAGTTCTGATGAGGACTCTGCTACAGGGAGTCGAAGAGCCAAACTGCAGACTGAGTTACAGGCTAATGCTGACTCAAACGACAGTGGCTCTTCCTCAGACAACTGTGTCATTGTTGGCTATGTGAAGCCGTTAGCTGAGAGGACACCAGAAGTGGTTGAGCTGTCCTCTGACTCCGAGGACTCCatcaaggaagagaaaagagaagatgtCAAGAAGCAGCGACCGGTCCAGTGTCACAGCTGGAGTGACAGTGAACCAAGCAGGAGCTTCTCACCACATTCTCCAACATATAGGGAGGATGTAGGAATTTGTAGAAGCTGTTTATCTCCTGCAATCGAGAAGACGGAATCAAAAGAGGATGAGAAGAacaaatgtaaaagaaaagatCTGCCTCCGCAGGACTTGAGTTGGAGCCCATCTCCAGGAAGTGACACGGTATGCTCTCCTTGGAATCACAGATTTTCTAAAAAGGGAAAGTCCAGGAGCCCACAGTCCTGTTCACGGGACAGTCGAGGCAGTCATGGCCATCGGTCTAGAAGGGATCACCATAGCAAAAGCCAGCTGAAAAGGAGACGATCAAGAAGCAGAGATAGTAGCAAACATAGaagcaaaagaagcagcagaagatcAAGGGCTCATGACAGCAGAGCCTCTCTGAAAAGCCAGAGGGGCTCTCTGAGTGGTGAGAGCACTCCATCCAGAGAAGTGAGTAGATCACGTTCACGTAGCAAAGGCCATGGTAAAAGGAGATCAAGAAGTAGAGATAGCGATCGCTACTATGTAAGAGACAGTTATCAAAGCAGACACCAGTGGGgttctgctttctgcagtcGAAAGGTGTTTGGAGACAGCTATGAATCTTCCAGCAGAAGGAGGACACGGTCTAACACTCTTTACTCAAGGCAATCTGCTAGTCCAGAGTACAGGATACGATCATTTATTGAGAGGACAGATCTGCATAGCCAGAGGGGACTCCATGAGAGACACTATTACTGTTATGAGAGATGCAGGTCAAGGAGTCGGTCCAGCAACAAATCAAGGACTCCTTCTGGAGGAACTGACAGAACGAAAAGTGAAAAGCCTGGTGGAAAAAGGAAGTACAAAACTCGCCACCTCGAGAATGCATTCATGGAGAGCACAAGtctagaaagagaaaatgacTCCAAGAAAACTTCCTCAAAATTTAGTGACTGCTGTAAAAATGAAGATAGCCTGTCAGACAATCGTGCAAGCAGTGAGACAAAGCgtaagaaaaggaagaagaaaatgaggagTCCAAGTGTGGAGATAGTCTATGAAGGAAAAGCAACAGACACGACAAGacatcttaaaaagaaaaagaaaaagcataagAAGAAACACCGGAAACATCACACGAGTAACTCTGTACATTCTTCTCCAGTGGTGATTACGATTGATAGTGATAGTAGCAAGGAGCCAGAAAGTACTGAATGGGACAGCAGTATTACATGGGCAGGGGCAACTCAGATAAACGAGAGGGAAAATGAATCTCCATCTGCATTTCTAAGCAGGACAGCGTGTGAGGAAACTGGAGGAGCAGACAAGTGTGGTATCCCTGCCACAAGGGAAAACTTAGATGGTGGTGTTAGAAATGCTGATGTCAAACTTCAAGGAACAGTAGATCAGAGTGTTACCACAGCGAATGCCAGCAGTAACACCTCTCAGGCAGAAACTGTAACCAGTTATGTTCAGGAAGCACCAGCATCGCCTTCCAGTCAACTGCCTTCCCCCAGGACTTCCTTCTTAGAGTGTCCAGAGAGAGAGCCATTGATACTGAGACTGCCAAAGAGATTTGTCAGCAGATCCTCGTGGTTTGATTTCCCTGAAGAAAAAATGTAG